From Neobacillus sp. PS2-9, the proteins below share one genomic window:
- a CDS encoding glucose-1-phosphate adenylyltransferase, translating into MAKKKCVAMLLAGGKGSRLNSLTKDLAKPAVPFGGKYRIIDFTLSNCANSGIDTVGVLTQYQPLLLNSYIGIGSAWDLDRKDGGVTVLPPYSESSEVKWYTGTASAIYQNLNYLKQYQPEYVLILSGDHIYKMNYESMLDYHIQKRADVTISLIEVPWVEASRFGIMNTTEDMRIVEFEEKPANPKNNLASMGVYIFSWNVLKEFLEMDERNPDSSHDFGKDVIPMLLEENKKLFAYPFKGYWKDVGTVQSLWEANMDLLGEDCDLDLFDHDWRIYSVNPNQPPQYISPNAVVKESLINEGCTIEGEIEQSVLFQGVTVGSGSIIKESVIMPDATIGNNCLIEKAIVPCDVHVPDGTVIRSFDGEIVLVTNEMISGLYPAF; encoded by the coding sequence ATGGCAAAGAAAAAGTGCGTAGCCATGTTATTAGCAGGAGGGAAAGGGAGCAGACTTAATTCACTAACAAAGGATTTAGCAAAGCCAGCGGTACCATTTGGTGGTAAATACCGAATTATAGATTTTACGCTAAGCAACTGTGCTAATTCTGGGATAGATACGGTCGGTGTTCTTACTCAATACCAACCCTTGCTGTTAAATTCTTATATTGGAATTGGCAGTGCATGGGACCTCGATCGTAAAGATGGCGGAGTTACTGTTTTACCACCCTACAGTGAGTCTTCAGAAGTAAAGTGGTATACAGGTACTGCAAGTGCCATCTATCAAAACTTAAATTATTTGAAGCAATATCAGCCGGAATATGTATTAATCCTCTCCGGGGACCACATCTACAAAATGAACTATGAAAGTATGCTTGATTATCATATTCAAAAAAGGGCAGATGTAACGATTTCCTTAATCGAGGTGCCTTGGGTCGAAGCAAGTCGATTTGGCATCATGAATACAACCGAGGATATGAGAATAGTAGAGTTTGAGGAAAAACCAGCGAATCCAAAGAACAATCTTGCTTCCATGGGTGTTTATATTTTCAGCTGGAATGTCCTAAAGGAATTTTTAGAAATGGACGAACGAAATCCTGATTCAAGCCATGATTTTGGTAAAGATGTCATTCCGATGCTATTAGAGGAAAATAAGAAATTATTTGCTTATCCATTTAAAGGGTATTGGAAGGACGTTGGAACAGTTCAAAGTCTTTGGGAAGCAAACATGGATTTGTTAGGAGAGGATTGTGACCTAGATTTATTTGATCATGACTGGAGAATATACTCTGTCAATCCGAACCAACCTCCACAATATATATCACCAAATGCAGTGGTTAAGGAATCACTAATCAACGAGGGATGTACGATTGAAGGTGAAATCGAGCAATCTGTATTATTCCAAGGGGTGACGGTGGGAAGCGGCTCTATTATTAAAGAGTCTGTTATTATGCCAGATGCCACAATCGGAAATAATTGCTTGATTGAAAAAGCGATTGTTCCATGCGATGTTCATGTACCAGACGGAACAGTGATTCGTTCTTTTGATGGTGAGATTGTTTTAGTTACGAACGAAATGATAAGCGGACTGTATCCTGCTTTTTAA
- a CDS encoding 1,4-dihydroxy-2-naphthoate polyprenyltransferase, translating to MQPNIKQNSKPVVESNRGIQVWWQMTRPHTLTAAFVPVLLGTALALKLGNIHFGLFLAMLIASLLIQAATNMFNEYFDFKRGLDNEHSVGIGGSIVRDGIKPKTVMQIALSLYGIALLLGVYICLNSSWWLAAVGLICMAVGYLYSGGPLPIAYTPFGELFSGFFMGMLIILITFFIQTGTVSKTSILISIPILVLVGAINFSNNIRDLDGDKENGRKTLAILIGKKKAIRLLAVMFIFSYLWILGLIISNEAPIWTAVVILSAPKAIKAIKGFIEGTLPIQMAPAMKATAQTNTIFGFLLAIGIFIGHYI from the coding sequence ATGCAGCCAAATATAAAGCAGAATTCGAAACCTGTCGTAGAATCAAATCGCGGCATTCAAGTTTGGTGGCAAATGACCCGTCCGCATACATTAACTGCTGCTTTCGTACCGGTTTTACTAGGTACTGCACTTGCATTAAAGTTAGGCAACATTCACTTTGGGCTATTTTTAGCCATGTTAATTGCTAGTTTATTAATTCAAGCAGCTACGAATATGTTTAATGAGTACTTTGATTTTAAACGCGGCCTTGATAATGAACATTCAGTTGGAATTGGCGGATCTATTGTCCGTGACGGAATTAAGCCAAAGACAGTTATGCAAATTGCTTTAAGCTTATATGGAATAGCCCTTTTATTAGGAGTGTATATTTGTTTGAACAGCAGCTGGTGGCTGGCAGCAGTCGGCCTCATTTGTATGGCAGTTGGCTATCTATATAGCGGTGGTCCATTACCGATAGCTTACACACCATTTGGTGAATTATTTTCAGGATTTTTCATGGGAATGTTAATTATTCTAATTACTTTCTTTATCCAAACAGGGACTGTTTCCAAGACAAGTATCCTTATTTCCATCCCAATATTAGTGTTGGTTGGCGCGATTAATTTTTCAAATAACATACGTGACCTTGATGGGGATAAAGAAAATGGCCGTAAAACATTAGCCATTCTTATTGGAAAAAAGAAAGCCATCCGCTTATTAGCTGTCATGTTTATCTTTTCTTACCTTTGGATTCTGGGGCTTATCATTAGCAATGAAGCACCAATTTGGACAGCAGTTGTTATACTGAGTGCACCGAAGGCAATCAAAGCAATCAAAGGCTTTATCGAAGGTACGCTGCCAATTCAAATGGCACCAGCAATGAAGGCAACTGCCCAAACCAATACAATTTTTGGATTTTTATTAGCGATTGGGATTTTTATCGGACATTATATTTAA
- the glgB gene encoding 1,4-alpha-glucan branching protein GlgB gives MTVNTLFPTDYQLHLFHEGNFFQSHQLFGAHIFKNSDQVYTRFCVWAPNAHQVRLAGDFNNWNGEGYELQRVNNEGVWILILKQDMTGRLYKYEIFSQTGERLLKADPFAFYSEIRPMTASIVYSLNNYKWQDNHWMNRRGKKNFLSEPAIIYEVHMGSWKKKANNEYLTYQELASELIPYVIEHGFTHIELLPIVEHPLDDSWGYQGTGYFSVTSRYGTPDDFRHFVDQCHQHGIGVILDWVPGHFCKDAHGLYRFDGTHIYSYMHECDRENLVWGTANFDLGKGEVQSFLISNARYWMEYFHIDGFRMDAVANIIYWPNASNGKSENPFGINFLKKLNQEIHEYDPHFLMIGEDSTDFPQVTAPVHYGGLGFDYKWNMGWMNDMLEYMETPPYSRQQAHSKVTFSLLYAFSENFMLPFSHDEVVHGKKSLLDKMPGEYWEKFAQLRLLLGYMFAHPGKKLLFMGFEFGQFAEWKDKEQLDWHLMDYDMHRSLNDYVKVLTKVYKRSKALYELDHLHEGFQWIDANNSHQSIFSFIRKGKKEEDHLIIICNFTGARYPVYKVGVPLPGEYREIFTSDQKEYGGTGMVNKKTIFALEEPFHGQTYSINISIPAFGFQIIRPVKKRKERKGNGKEKVRSHVISRREREQT, from the coding sequence ATGACAGTGAACACGTTATTTCCTACAGATTATCAGCTGCACTTATTTCATGAAGGAAACTTCTTTCAAAGTCATCAGCTCTTTGGCGCTCATATCTTCAAGAATTCCGATCAGGTATACACCCGCTTTTGCGTATGGGCCCCTAATGCCCATCAGGTAAGACTTGCAGGGGATTTTAACAACTGGAATGGTGAAGGGTATGAATTACAAAGGGTTAACAATGAAGGCGTTTGGATTCTAATCTTGAAGCAAGACATGACAGGAAGACTTTATAAGTATGAAATTTTCTCACAAACAGGAGAAAGACTGTTAAAGGCAGATCCATTCGCGTTTTATTCTGAAATAAGACCAATGACGGCTTCGATCGTTTATTCACTAAATAACTATAAGTGGCAAGATAATCATTGGATGAATCGTAGAGGAAAAAAGAACTTCCTATCTGAACCAGCCATCATTTATGAGGTCCATATGGGTTCCTGGAAGAAGAAAGCCAACAATGAATACTTAACTTATCAAGAACTAGCTTCAGAGCTAATACCATACGTTATAGAGCATGGCTTTACTCATATAGAGCTGTTGCCGATTGTCGAGCACCCGCTCGACGACTCTTGGGGTTATCAAGGTACAGGTTATTTCTCAGTCACTTCAAGGTATGGAACACCAGATGACTTTCGACATTTTGTAGACCAATGTCATCAACATGGTATTGGTGTCATTCTTGATTGGGTACCAGGACATTTTTGTAAAGATGCTCACGGACTTTATCGCTTTGATGGTACTCATATCTATTCTTATATGCATGAATGCGATAGAGAAAATCTTGTATGGGGTACAGCAAACTTTGACCTTGGTAAGGGAGAAGTACAAAGTTTCCTCATCTCAAATGCTCGGTATTGGATGGAATATTTCCATATTGATGGTTTCCGAATGGATGCGGTGGCAAATATCATTTATTGGCCGAATGCTTCAAACGGTAAGAGTGAGAATCCATTTGGAATAAATTTTTTAAAGAAATTAAATCAAGAAATTCATGAATACGATCCACATTTTTTAATGATCGGTGAGGATTCAACTGATTTTCCACAAGTTACAGCACCCGTTCATTATGGCGGTCTTGGATTTGATTACAAATGGAATATGGGTTGGATGAATGACATGCTGGAATATATGGAAACCCCTCCATATTCAAGGCAGCAGGCCCATTCAAAAGTCACTTTTTCACTTTTATATGCTTTTTCAGAAAACTTTATGCTCCCCTTTTCGCATGATGAAGTGGTTCATGGGAAGAAATCGTTACTAGATAAGATGCCAGGTGAATATTGGGAGAAATTTGCTCAATTAAGGCTTCTCCTCGGCTATATGTTTGCCCACCCAGGAAAAAAACTTTTATTTATGGGATTTGAATTTGGGCAGTTTGCCGAATGGAAAGATAAAGAACAACTTGATTGGCACTTAATGGACTATGACATGCACCGGAGCTTAAATGACTATGTCAAGGTGCTTACAAAGGTGTATAAGCGATCAAAAGCCCTTTATGAACTGGATCATCTACACGAAGGGTTTCAATGGATTGATGCGAATAACAGTCATCAATCAATCTTTTCCTTTATTCGAAAGGGTAAAAAAGAAGAGGATCATTTAATCATTATTTGCAACTTTACTGGTGCTAGATACCCGGTGTATAAAGTCGGTGTCCCTCTACCAGGAGAGTATCGAGAAATCTTTACTAGTGATCAAAAAGAATACGGTGGAACGGGAATGGTTAACAAAAAGACCATTTTCGCGTTAGAAGAACCATTCCATGGTCAAACATACTCAATTAACATCAGCATTCCCGCATTCGGTTTTCAAATAATTAGACCGGTTAAAAAACGGAAGGAGCGAAAAGGAAATGGCAAAGAAAAAGTGCGTAGCCATGTTATTAGCAGGAGGGAAAGGGAGCAGACTTAA
- a CDS encoding glycogen/starch/alpha-glucan phosphorylase, with protein MFSSTTEFKKTFLKRLEMLCGKSFSDSSNRDHYQTLGNMIREYVSNDWIATNERYLAAPGKQVYYLSIEYLLGKLLRQNLINLGIEETVQEGLQELEIDLGELEELEADAGLGNGGLGRLAACFLDSLASLNLPGHGHGIRYKHGLFEQKIVDGYQVELPEQWLRSGNVWEIRKVDYAVKIPFWGKVEAKMENGRLVFQHLNAETVTAVPHDMPVIGYKSNTINTLRLWNAEPSQFPFHKDILKYKRETELISEFLYPDDTHDDGKILRLKQQYFLVSASIQSIIKSYRKQHTSLHQLHEHICIHINDTHPVLAIPELMRILIDEEGFDWEQAWEITQNTISYTNHTTLSEALEKWPIHIFQPLLPRIYMIIEEINERFCRELWNQTPGDWERIRGLAILADDFVKMAHLAIVGSFSVNGVAKLHTEILKQREMNQFYQLYPEKFNNKTNGIAHRRWLLKANPKLSTLITESIGESWTYSGTELSSLLNFQHDTAFLEQLLKIKNENKQVLADIILDKTGVAVDTQAIFDVQVKRLHAYKRQLLNVLHIMHLYNKVREDSSFSLVPRVFIFGAKASPGYYYAKKIIKLINTVAEKINNDPKVNDRLKVIFLENYRVSLAEKIFPAADVSEQISTASKEASGTGNMKFMINGALTVGTLDGANIEIKELVGDSNIFTFGLSAEEVLHYYQHGGYQSVDYYHHDVRIRQAVDQLVNGFFPGVYNEFEPIFDSLLEENDQYFVLKDFASYADIQRSVGEAFIDPLRWQRMSLTNIAHAGYFSSDRTIREYADGIWGIKSI; from the coding sequence ATGTTTTCTAGTACAACTGAGTTTAAGAAGACCTTTTTAAAGAGGCTTGAGATGCTGTGTGGGAAGAGTTTCTCAGATAGCTCGAATAGAGACCACTATCAAACACTAGGGAATATGATTCGTGAATATGTGAGTAATGACTGGATTGCAACAAACGAACGGTACCTTGCTGCCCCAGGTAAGCAGGTATATTATCTTTCCATTGAATATTTATTAGGAAAGCTACTAAGGCAAAATTTAATCAATCTAGGGATCGAAGAAACTGTCCAAGAAGGTCTGCAAGAACTGGAAATCGACCTGGGAGAGTTAGAAGAATTAGAAGCAGATGCGGGTCTAGGAAACGGCGGCTTAGGTAGATTAGCCGCCTGCTTTTTAGACTCCTTAGCATCCCTTAACCTTCCGGGGCATGGTCACGGAATTCGGTATAAACATGGGTTATTTGAACAAAAAATTGTGGATGGCTATCAAGTGGAATTGCCTGAGCAATGGTTGCGGAGCGGTAATGTTTGGGAAATTAGGAAAGTAGACTATGCTGTAAAAATTCCATTTTGGGGTAAGGTGGAAGCCAAAATGGAAAATGGACGTCTGGTCTTTCAACATCTAAATGCGGAAACCGTTACAGCTGTGCCTCATGATATGCCTGTCATAGGATATAAGTCAAATACCATTAATACTTTAAGGCTTTGGAATGCGGAACCCTCGCAATTTCCTTTTCATAAGGATATTTTAAAATATAAGCGAGAAACCGAATTGATTTCTGAGTTTTTATATCCGGACGATACGCATGATGACGGGAAAATTTTAAGATTAAAACAGCAATATTTTCTCGTTTCAGCTAGTATCCAATCCATTATTAAAAGCTACAGAAAACAACATACGAGCTTACATCAACTACATGAACATATTTGTATTCATATCAATGATACTCACCCAGTACTTGCTATTCCAGAGTTAATGAGAATCCTCATTGATGAAGAAGGATTTGACTGGGAACAGGCATGGGAAATCACTCAAAATACGATCTCATATACCAATCATACAACCTTATCAGAAGCCTTGGAAAAATGGCCAATCCATATTTTTCAGCCCTTACTACCTAGGATTTATATGATTATTGAAGAAATTAATGAACGGTTCTGCAGGGAATTATGGAATCAAACGCCAGGTGATTGGGAGCGAATCAGGGGACTTGCAATCCTTGCAGATGATTTTGTGAAAATGGCTCATTTAGCTATTGTCGGAAGCTTTAGTGTCAATGGTGTGGCAAAGCTGCATACGGAGATTTTAAAGCAGCGGGAGATGAATCAGTTCTATCAGCTATATCCTGAAAAGTTTAATAACAAGACAAACGGAATTGCACACCGCCGCTGGCTCCTCAAAGCCAACCCGAAATTATCAACCCTTATCACTGAGTCAATTGGGGAATCCTGGACTTATTCAGGAACAGAACTCTCCAGCTTACTTAATTTTCAACATGATACCGCATTTTTAGAGCAGCTCCTTAAAATTAAAAATGAAAATAAGCAGGTACTGGCAGATATTATCCTTGATAAAACGGGAGTTGCTGTGGATACACAGGCAATTTTCGATGTTCAAGTAAAACGACTTCATGCCTACAAGCGTCAATTGTTAAATGTGTTACATATTATGCACCTTTATAATAAGGTTAGAGAGGATTCCAGTTTTTCGCTTGTACCAAGAGTATTTATTTTTGGAGCAAAAGCATCTCCGGGGTATTATTATGCAAAGAAAATTATCAAATTAATTAATACGGTGGCTGAAAAAATAAATAATGACCCAAAAGTGAATGACCGCTTGAAAGTCATTTTCCTTGAGAATTATCGTGTTTCTTTAGCTGAAAAAATCTTTCCTGCTGCAGATGTAAGTGAACAGATCTCAACAGCAAGCAAAGAAGCGTCAGGTACGGGAAATATGAAATTTATGATCAATGGTGCATTAACGGTAGGGACATTAGATGGTGCAAATATTGAAATAAAGGAATTAGTGGGCGACTCAAATATTTTTACATTTGGTCTAAGTGCAGAAGAAGTTCTCCATTATTATCAACATGGAGGATACCAATCCGTTGACTATTATCACCATGATGTTAGAATTCGCCAGGCAGTCGATCAACTGGTAAACGGATTTTTTCCTGGAGTCTACAACGAATTTGAGCCTATTTTTGATTCATTACTTGAGGAAAACGATCAATATTTTGTCTTGAAGGATTTTGCTTCCTACGCTGATATTCAGCGTTCTGTTGGAGAAGCGTTTATTGATCCTTTAAGATGGCAAAGAATGAGTTTAACGAACATTGCTCATGCAGGTTATTTTTCGAGTGACCGAACCATTCGAGAGTACGCGGATGGTATATGGGGAATTAAATCAATTTAA
- a CDS encoding sugar phosphate nucleotidyltransferase → MKRKLLGVIDATTYHEDLEDLLTHRSLAALPFAGRYRIIDFVLSNMVNSGIRSVAIFPKMQYRSLMDHLGSGKNWDLNRKRDGLFFFPSPIVDNDGNKIGSFEHFAANLDFFYRSTQEYAIISNCYTVFNMTFHSVLNWHSENGCDITEIHHKDGRPMEMYLIKTSLLIKLIETRNETGYTCMKDVVNDLHNDYTICRYNYEGHAVMIDSIENYFSTSMNLLQPDIWKKLFIKEQPIITKVKDEPPTKYVKGSEVKNAMIANGCLIKGHVENSIISRGVKIGKGAVIKNCIIMQKCHIEDNCYLDSVILDKDVRVEAGTHLVGTALSPYVIRKGTKQGALMNS, encoded by the coding sequence GTGAAAAGAAAGCTTTTAGGCGTCATTGATGCCACTACTTACCATGAGGATTTAGAAGATTTATTAACCCACCGCTCACTAGCTGCACTACCTTTTGCAGGCAGATACCGAATTATAGATTTTGTGTTATCAAATATGGTAAATTCAGGGATCCGAAGTGTAGCCATTTTTCCAAAAATGCAATATCGCTCGCTTATGGATCATCTTGGTTCAGGGAAAAACTGGGACCTAAATCGAAAGCGGGATGGACTTTTCTTTTTCCCGTCTCCGATTGTTGATAATGATGGAAATAAAATTGGATCCTTTGAGCATTTTGCCGCGAATTTGGACTTCTTTTATCGAAGCACCCAAGAATATGCAATTATTTCTAATTGTTATACCGTTTTCAACATGACCTTTCATTCTGTTCTTAATTGGCATAGTGAAAATGGATGTGATATCACTGAAATCCATCATAAAGACGGCCGTCCAATGGAGATGTATTTAATTAAGACCTCTTTGTTAATAAAGCTAATTGAAACAAGAAATGAAACAGGATATACGTGTATGAAGGATGTAGTAAATGATCTACATAATGACTACACAATCTGCCGCTATAATTATGAGGGTCATGCGGTAATGATTGATTCCATTGAAAACTACTTTTCAACTAGCATGAACCTGTTGCAGCCTGATATATGGAAAAAACTCTTTATCAAAGAACAGCCGATTATTACAAAGGTAAAGGATGAACCTCCGACCAAATATGTAAAAGGCTCAGAAGTGAAAAACGCAATGATTGCAAATGGCTGTTTAATTAAGGGTCATGTTGAAAATAGTATCATTTCACGTGGAGTTAAGATCGGTAAAGGGGCAGTGATTAAGAACTGTATTATCATGCAGAAATGCCATATAGAAGATAATTGTTATCTAGATTCAGTTATTCTAGATAAAGATGTGAGAGTAGAGGCAGGAACCCACTTAGTCGGAACTGCTCTTTCCCCATATGTGATTCGAAAAGGGACGAAACAAGGAGCGTTGATGAACTCGTGA
- the glgA gene encoding glycogen synthase GlgA has protein sequence MKVLFAVSECGPFAKSGGLADVAGSLPKELKNLGTDVRVILPKYGTISEEYKMEMKKIKEFTVPVGWRNQYCGVEELTHQGVTYYFVDNEYYFKRENLYGYYDDGERFAYFNRAVLETIAQLNFFPDVMHCHDWHTAMIPFLLRTEYYKRKGYGLIKTMFTIHNLQFQGIFPKEVLGDLLGLDYQVFRPNSLEFFGNVNFMKGALVAADKITTVSPTYKEEIQTPVFGEKLDGLLRERNEDLLGILNGIDEDFYNPAKDEMIYQTYTANTHQKKSINKSEIQKRFDLPQSSRTPLLVMISRLTKQKGLDLVKCVLRDLLQEDIQIIFLGTGDYEYEEHLRQVARIYPEKLKVHIGFNEELAHKLYAAADLFLMPSLFEPCGLGQLIAMKYGAVPIVRETGGLNDTVHAWNEFTGEGNGFSFKNFNAHDMLYTIQRAISFFHDRDVWETIVTQAMKMDYSWAQSAFRYNQLYAELISRSETHVF, from the coding sequence GTGAAAGTATTATTTGCTGTTTCGGAGTGTGGTCCATTTGCGAAATCTGGAGGTCTAGCAGATGTTGCTGGTTCACTTCCTAAAGAACTAAAAAATTTAGGAACAGATGTAAGAGTAATATTACCTAAGTATGGAACCATTTCTGAAGAGTATAAAATGGAAATGAAAAAGATAAAAGAATTTACTGTTCCTGTTGGCTGGAGAAATCAATATTGTGGCGTTGAAGAGCTTACTCATCAAGGTGTTACCTATTATTTTGTAGATAATGAATACTATTTTAAGCGGGAAAACCTCTATGGCTATTATGATGATGGCGAGAGATTTGCCTATTTTAATCGGGCGGTACTTGAAACCATCGCTCAATTGAATTTCTTCCCAGATGTCATGCATTGTCATGATTGGCATACAGCGATGATTCCTTTTCTATTAAGAACTGAATATTACAAGAGAAAAGGGTACGGTCTTATTAAAACGATGTTTACGATTCATAATCTTCAATTTCAGGGTATATTTCCTAAAGAGGTGCTTGGTGATTTACTTGGACTCGACTATCAAGTCTTTCGTCCAAACAGCTTAGAGTTTTTTGGCAATGTTAACTTTATGAAGGGTGCACTGGTTGCAGCAGATAAAATCACCACTGTAAGCCCGACTTATAAAGAGGAGATTCAAACGCCAGTCTTTGGTGAAAAACTGGATGGACTTCTAAGGGAGAGAAATGAAGATCTCCTAGGTATTCTAAATGGAATAGACGAGGACTTTTACAATCCAGCGAAAGATGAAATGATTTACCAAACCTATACAGCGAATACTCACCAAAAAAAATCAATAAATAAGAGTGAGATTCAAAAACGGTTTGACCTGCCACAAAGCTCAAGAACTCCTTTACTCGTAATGATTTCAAGGCTAACGAAGCAAAAGGGACTTGATTTAGTGAAATGTGTGCTGCGTGATCTTTTACAAGAAGATATCCAAATCATCTTTCTTGGCACTGGGGATTACGAATACGAAGAACATTTGAGACAGGTTGCCCGTATTTATCCTGAAAAATTAAAAGTTCATATTGGTTTTAATGAAGAGCTTGCCCATAAGTTGTATGCAGCCGCAGACTTATTTTTAATGCCATCCTTGTTTGAACCATGCGGACTCGGCCAGTTGATTGCTATGAAATATGGCGCAGTACCAATTGTCCGTGAAACGGGGGGCTTAAACGATACAGTCCATGCCTGGAATGAATTTACTGGTGAAGGAAATGGATTCTCTTTTAAAAACTTTAATGCACATGACATGCTCTATACTATTCAAAGAGCGATTAGCTTTTTTCATGACCGTGATGTATGGGAAACCATTGTCACACAAGCAATGAAAATGGATTATAGCTGGGCACAGTCCGCATTCCGATATAACCAGCTCTACGCGGAGCTCATCTCAAGGAGTGAAACCCATGTTTTCTAG
- a CDS encoding MgtC/SapB family protein, with product MEIDVLIKLGISAVFGLIIGMERELKRKPVGLKTSLVISVVSCLLTIVSIQSAYMFPNSDDVKITMDPLRLAAQIVSGIGFLGAGVILRRGNDSISGLTTAAMIWGAAGIGIAVGAGFYLEAFVGVALLIISVELIPFLMKLFGPKQLREKEITLQLFIRDQSQIDKAITFLLEKKYIIRRLRIKDLDNGDHLVQILLAVDYRNKTTEVYASVSNIEGVQKVEIESIS from the coding sequence ATGGAGATAGATGTTCTAATTAAACTGGGTATTTCCGCAGTTTTTGGCCTGATTATTGGTATGGAACGTGAATTAAAAAGAAAACCTGTAGGACTGAAAACCAGTCTTGTTATATCTGTAGTAAGCTGTTTGCTCACCATTGTATCTATTCAATCTGCATATATGTTTCCTAATTCTGATGATGTAAAGATCACCATGGACCCACTTCGCTTGGCGGCGCAAATTGTTTCTGGAATCGGTTTTCTAGGGGCAGGTGTAATTTTAAGAAGAGGGAATGACAGTATTTCAGGTTTAACAACTGCTGCTATGATATGGGGAGCAGCTGGTATTGGCATTGCAGTTGGTGCCGGATTTTATTTAGAAGCATTTGTAGGGGTAGCTCTTCTTATTATAAGTGTTGAATTAATTCCTTTTTTAATGAAACTATTTGGACCGAAACAATTACGTGAAAAAGAAATTACGCTTCAACTCTTTATAAGAGACCAATCACAAATCGACAAAGCAATTACCTTTCTCCTCGAAAAAAAATATATCATTCGTCGACTTAGAATTAAAGATTTAGATAACGGAGATCATTTGGTGCAGATATTACTAGCAGTAGATTATCGTAATAAGACTACAGAAGTGTATGCATCAGTCTCTAATATAGAAGGAGTACAAAAAGTAGAAATAGAAAGTATAAGTTAA